The following are encoded together in the Triticum dicoccoides isolate Atlit2015 ecotype Zavitan chromosome 6B, WEW_v2.0, whole genome shotgun sequence genome:
- the LOC119321998 gene encoding lysM domain receptor-like kinase 3 has product MVGVRRHQMCKTKSATATSMARSPATTPTTATAHGRRSPRANTNGSHPGPTSYSTSSAAALSTSSSSAASSLQALKDSLPDLPLLLTFAELAAATKNFSPAHRLAPGSSTNSFRCALRGHPAAVFRRALRRDPAEVSARLAVLGHCHHAAIARLYGAAASPDGTLFLAYELVPGAAPLSSLLRGANNPSFTPLASWHSRLRLAADACDALSYVHLQAGTVHNRLSSSSVLVCGQGALLRAKLAHFGSADLAGELPDDESGDGKEARQRRTGSRGRRIEGTRGYMAPELTAGGSPTRRSDVFALGVLLLELVSGQEPVRYEFNKATGDYERTSLIESASAASATGGGEGMRQWVDRRLKDSFPIDAAEALTTLALQCVSKDPAARPEMSWVAAKVSKLFLEAQDWADKFRVPTDISISMAPR; this is encoded by the coding sequence ATGGTTGGCGTCCGCAGGCATCAGATGTGCAAGACCAAGAGCGCCACGGCCACCTCCATGGCCCGCTCCCCCGCCACCACCCCGACCACGGCGACCGCCCACGGCCGCCGCTCGCCCCGTGCGAACACCAACGGCAGCCACCCGGGCCCGACCTCCTACTCCACCTCCTCCGCGGCGgcgctctccacctcctcctcctccgcggcctCCTCCCTGCAGGCGCTCAAGGACTCGCTCCCGGACCTCCCGCTCCTCCTCACCttcgccgagctcgccgccgccaccaagaACTTCTCGCCCGCGCACCGCCTCGCACCGGGGTCGTCGACCAACTCGTTCCGGTGCGCGCTCCGGGGCCACCCGGCCGCCGTCTTCCGCCGCGCGCTGCGCCGGGACCCGGCCGAGGTGTCCGCGCGGCTCGCGGTCCTCGGCCACTGCCACCACGCCGCCATCGCGCGGCTCTACGGCGCCGCGGCCTCCCCCGACGGCACCCTCTTCCTCGCCTACGAGCTCGTCCCGGGCGCCGCGCCGCTCTCCTCGCTCCTCCGCGGCGCCAACAACCCGTCCTTCACGCCGCTCGCCTCCTGGCACTCCCGGCTCCGGCTCGCCGCCGACGCCTGCGACGCGCTCAGCTACGTGCACCTACAGGCCGGGACCGTGCACAaccgcctctcctcctcctccgtcctcgtgTGCGGCCAGGGGGCGCTCCTCCGGGCCAAGCTCGCGCACTTCGGGTCCGCGGACCTCGCCGGGGAGCTCCCGGACGACGAATCCGGGGACGGCAAGGAGGCGAGGCAGCGGCGCACGGGGAGCCGCGGGAGGCGGATCGAGGGCACGCGCGGGTACATGGCGCCGGAGCTGACCGCGGGCGGGTCGCCGACGCGGCGGTCGGACGTGTTCGCGCTgggcgtgctgctgctggagctggtgTCCGGGCAGGAGCCGGTGCGGTACGAGTTCAACAAGGCGACCGGGGACTACGAGCGCACGTCGCTGATCGAGAGCGCCTCCGCCGCGTCGGCGACCGGCGGCGGGGAGGGGATGCGGCAGTGGGTGGACCGGCGGCTCAAGGACTCGTTCCCCATCGATGCCGCGGAGGCGCTCACCACGCTGGCGCTGCAGTGCGTGTCCAAGGACCCCGCGGCGCGGCCGGAGATGTCGTGGGTGGCCGCCAAGGTGTCCAAGCTGTTCCTGGAGGCGCAGGACTGGGCCGACAAGTTCCGCGTCCCCACCGACATCTCCATCTCCATGGCTCCCAGGTGA